Proteins encoded in a region of the Halarcobacter mediterraneus genome:
- the dxs gene encoding 1-deoxy-D-xylulose-5-phosphate synthase — MELEDKSLEELEEVCSDIRERIIDVVSRKGGHFSSTLGAVELTVAMHKVFDVKKDPFIYDVSHQCYAHKLLNGRWEEFETIRQYKGLSGFTKPKENDADYFVAGHSSTSISLAVGAAKSIKLKNEDRMPVVMIGDGSMTAGMVYEALNELGDLKLPVVIILNDNEMSIAKPIGAISKYLSKLLAGKYYQNFKGKVDSFIRKNMPEGTTYIAKRMEEAMKLITPGIIFEEMGIDYIGPIDGHNLEEVIETLEIAKNMNKPVIVHARTVKGKGYKIAEGQHEHWHGVGPFNVEDGEFTKKSSAKSATAVFADALIDLASKNENVVGVTAAMPSGTGIDKLIEKFPERFWDVAIAEQHAVTSMAAMAKEGFKPFITIYSTFLQRGFDQIIHDVSLMNLPVVFAIDRAGIVGNDGETHQGAFDISFLRFIPNMILCAPRDNETLNYSLEFAYKATSPCAIRYPRGAFGKVDFPSSKFELGKAQLLKEGTSNKLFIGYGAGVSRACQTEELHDENIAILDLRFVKPLDEDLLKELALKYEKWYVFSDSQKQGGVGSAILEFANREKLCINLISFEYEDDFIQHGDTKLVEEGLGLHPKQLVEKVK, encoded by the coding sequence ATGGAATTAGAAGATAAAAGTTTAGAGGAATTAGAAGAAGTTTGTTCTGATATTAGAGAACGAATTATAGATGTCGTATCAAGAAAGGGTGGACATTTTTCATCAACTTTAGGTGCAGTAGAATTAACTGTAGCTATGCATAAAGTTTTTGATGTAAAAAAAGACCCTTTCATTTATGATGTATCTCATCAATGTTATGCTCATAAACTTTTAAATGGAAGATGGGAAGAGTTTGAAACAATTAGACAGTATAAAGGCTTAAGTGGATTTACAAAGCCTAAAGAAAATGATGCTGACTACTTTGTTGCAGGACATAGTTCAACCTCTATTTCTTTAGCTGTTGGAGCTGCAAAATCAATAAAATTAAAAAATGAAGATAGAATGCCTGTAGTTATGATTGGTGATGGTTCTATGACTGCAGGTATGGTTTATGAAGCTTTAAATGAATTAGGTGATTTAAAACTTCCTGTTGTAATAATATTGAATGATAATGAAATGTCTATTGCTAAACCAATTGGAGCAATTTCAAAATATTTATCAAAACTTCTTGCTGGAAAATATTATCAGAACTTTAAAGGGAAAGTTGATTCTTTTATTAGAAAAAATATGCCAGAAGGTACTACATATATTGCAAAAAGAATGGAAGAAGCAATGAAACTAATCACTCCTGGGATTATTTTCGAGGAAATGGGAATTGATTATATTGGTCCAATAGATGGACATAATTTAGAAGAAGTAATTGAAACTTTAGAAATTGCAAAAAACATGAATAAACCTGTTATTGTACATGCAAGAACAGTAAAAGGAAAAGGTTATAAAATAGCTGAAGGACAACATGAACATTGGCATGGAGTAGGTCCATTTAATGTTGAAGATGGAGAATTTACTAAAAAATCATCAGCTAAATCTGCAACAGCTGTATTTGCAGATGCTTTAATTGATTTAGCCTCAAAAAATGAAAATGTAGTTGGTGTAACAGCTGCAATGCCAAGTGGAACAGGTATTGACAAGCTTATTGAAAAATTTCCTGAAAGATTTTGGGATGTTGCAATTGCTGAACAGCATGCAGTTACTTCAATGGCTGCAATGGCAAAGGAAGGTTTTAAACCTTTTATTACTATTTATTCAACATTTTTACAAAGAGGATTTGATCAAATTATTCATGATGTATCATTAATGAACCTTCCAGTTGTTTTTGCTATAGACAGAGCTGGAATTGTTGGAAATGATGGAGAAACACACCAAGGTGCTTTTGATATTTCATTTTTAAGATTTATTCCAAATATGATTTTATGTGCTCCAAGAGATAATGAAACTTTAAATTATTCTTTAGAGTTTGCATATAAAGCCACAAGTCCTTGCGCAATAAGATATCCAAGGGGTGCTTTTGGAAAAGTTGATTTTCCTTCATCTAAATTTGAATTAGGGAAAGCTCAATTATTAAAAGAAGGAACTTCAAATAAATTATTTATTGGTTATGGAGCAGGAGTTTCAAGAGCCTGTCAAACTGAAGAATTACATGATGAAAATATTGCAATCTTAGATTTAAGATTTGTAAAACCTCTTGATGAAGATTTATTAAAAGAACTTGCTTTAAAGTATGAAAAGTGGTATGTTTTCTCAGATTCTCAAAAACAAGGTGGCGTAGGAAGCGCAATTTTGGAATTTGCAAATAGGGAAAAACTTTGTATAAATCTTATCTCTTTTGAGTATGAAGATGATTTTATCCAACATGGAGATACAAAACTTGTAGAAGAGGGATTAGGCCTTCATCCTAAGCAATTAGTAGAAAAGGTTAAATAG